Within Candidatus Krumholzibacteriia bacterium, the genomic segment ATCCATCTTCTTCTCCGCGCCGCGCCCGCTTTCGCGGCAGCTTCCGGCCACGTGGATCGCGGGCATCGGCCTGGGAGTTCTCATGACCGCGCCCATCGCCATCCGCATGCAGCTCGCCGGCGAAACCGGCGCGCTGCTCGTGTGGCTGGTGGGAATCGCGTTTGTTCCGTCGCTGGCCATGGCGCTGGGCGTGTGGACGGGCTCGAGCAAGTTCTTCGAAGCTCTCTACACGTTTCTGTGGTACGCGATGATCCAGCGCGTTCCGTCGTTCGATTTCTCCGGATGTCTGGATGCCGGTGTCGAATCCGGCAATGCGGCGTGGTACGCCGTGCTCACCATGATCCTCTTTGCCGCCGCCGTGCTGGGGCGCCGCCGGCGCCTGCAAAACTGACCGGGCGTTTCCCCTGACGCGCGGGCGTTGAGCCCCAACAGCCCGCTCCCCCGTTCTTCCTCATTGTTCCCCGTTGTTCCGCGTTGTGGCGTGCCGCGTCTGCGGTCGTCCACGGCGCGGTTCGTGCAAACGTAACGCGCAATCATGCGTCGCAACGCGGCGCAGCGCGAAGCATTCCTTGGCATGCTCCTTGCCCGGTAGAAGCACGTTAACTGTCGTTGTGAGTTCACGTTCGAGGCGATATGCACGCTCCTGACAACTCGAGTTACCGCATCCTCGTCGCCGACGACGAGCCGCATATCCGTCAGATCCTGCGCTTCACTCTGGAGCGGGCGGGCTATCAGGTGTTTCTCGCAGCAGATGGAGAAGAGGCCCTGGCGCGCGCCGCCGAGGTAAAGCCGAGCCTGGTACTGCTGGACGTGATGATGCCCAAGATCGACGGCTACGAGGTTTGTCGCAAAATGCGACAGGATTTCACGCTGAACCAGATCCCCGTGATCATGCTTTCTGCGCGTGGGGACCAGCGCGATCGCGTGGCCGGCCTGGAGGGCGGGGCCAACGACTACCTGGTCAAGCCGTACTCCAACGAGGAGCTTCTGCTGCGCGTGCGCAACGTGCTGGAGTGGAACATCCGCCAGAAGGAAGCCAACCCGCTCACCGGTTTCCCCGGCAACACCGCCATCGAGCGCGAGATGATTGCCCGCGTGGCCAAGAAGGACCCCTACGCCTTCCTGTACATCGACATCGATAACTTCAAGGGCTTCAACGACTACTACGGTTACCAGAAGGGCGACGAGATCATCGGCTACATGGCCGAGATCCTGCGCCGCGCGGTGCAGAAGCTGGGCGGCGCCGACGACTTCGTGGGACACATCGGCGGTGACGACTTCGTGATGGTGGTGGCGCCGTCGCGCGCCGAGATCATGGCGCAGTACGTGGTGGACGAGTTCGACAAGGGCAGCCTGACGCTGCTCAACCCGGACGACGTCAAGCGCGGCTACCTGGAGATTCGCGACCGGCAGG encodes:
- a CDS encoding response regulator — protein: MHAPDNSSYRILVADDEPHIRQILRFTLERAGYQVFLAADGEEALARAAEVKPSLVLLDVMMPKIDGYEVCRKMRQDFTLNQIPVIMLSARGDQRDRVAGLEGGANDYLVKPYSNEELLLRVRNVLEWNIRQKEANPLTGFPGNTAIEREMIARVAKKDPYAFLYIDIDNFKGFNDYYGYQKGDEIIGYMAEILRRAVQKLGGADDFVGHIGGDDFVMVVAPSRAEIMAQYVVDEFDKGSLTLLNPDDVKRGYLEIRDRQGMLKRVPVMAVTIAVVKSTDNQIEHFAEVNDIATSLKDYGKRIEGSVVVKERRQDIPAHMVRTKPKS